AATTTATGCGGAAGGCGGAGTAGAATACAGAGATGGTCAGGCAAAAGTAAACGGAGAAAGATTTTTATACGACATCAAATTGAACCAAGGTGTTGTTTATAATTCGAAACTTAGCGTTTACCCTTCGTTTTTCATCGGACAAAAGCTCAAACGATTGGATGAGAAACGTTATCTTTTGGAAATGGGATACTTTACCGCTTGTAATGCGGAGCTTCCTCACGAATCCTTTCAGGCAAAAAAAATCATGATCCATGACGACAAATCCGTTGTGGCATATATGGTCACTTACAAGGTCGGGGGAACACCGATGTTCTTTCTTCCCTTTTTGTACAATTCGCAATCAGGAAACGGATGGATGGTACAAACGGGTAAAAACAATACTCAAGGCTGGTTTATGCAGAACAGCTACCAGTGGTCCGATCCTTATCCTAATTCCATATTCCTGGCAAACGGTTATAAATTCCGCTTCGATCTTTATGAAAAAACGGGGCAAGCCGTCAATCTTGAACTCTGGAAAGTATCACCTAACTTAAACTATAACATCAACGTAGGTTACGCCAATTATAAAAAGAACACAATTACAAGCGTGTATGAAGACAGATTCAAAAACTTAGGAATCGGAAATGCCGCAGTTACAAACACTGTGGATCGAGGAGAACAATTTCCAAACTTGGGACTGCCTTATCGGAATACTGGGGTGGATTACGATCCTTGGTGGAAGGGGGAATTCAGAATCAATGCAAAATCAAATGACTTCAATAAAGACGTAACTAAAAACTTACAACTGGTCTACGAAAACTATAGCAATTACAGATACAATTATGAATTCGGAAACCGATATGAACCTTCCAATTCGATTCAATCTCTTTTTACGCAAAGGGATGTAAGATATGGAAATATACGAAACCTGCTCAACTGGAGTTTGAATTATACTGAAAACCGGGGTGATTTGAGCGTTCATATGGGTCTTAGCAGGACTATGCTCTACCAACTGCAGGCTAACAAGTATTTTGCTGCTCAAGACGGTCTCCCCAGCGTTACCATTCGAAATTCAACCCAAGTGGGAACGACTCCGTATTGGAACAGTCCTATTTATTGGGACTTGACTTTTCAAACCAATATCAATCGCCTTTACGGAGCGCCGACTCAATCGAAAATTCCTTATACAAATACCACAGACATCAACGGACAATACAAAGACTACGTCCTTAGAACCCAAACGATGGTACTTGGGGAAACGGGATTCAGATCTCCCATCGCTTTAGGGACTTACGCATCGTTTACACCTTCCATCTACGCGGGAGCACAGAAACAAACCGTTGAATTTCCGGGAAGCGGAACAGATTCCAATAGTCCCGATATACAAACGAATAAAGCATATGCAAATATATTAAAGCAGCAATCCTATCAATATGTTCGCCAGGCACATACTGCAAGATTCGGTATTCCTGAAATCTTTTTCAGTACAACTTACAGAAAGCTGGACGCACCGAAAGCGGAATTGAAAGACCCTGTTCTGGGAACGGTCCGTCAACACGAAGCGGAATTCGCTTTGGAAAGTTATGCTCTCAGCGATTGGGATGTATCTCTTAGAACGATCCGCGATTTAAGAAACATTTCCGCGGAATACAATCCCGGAATCGCAAACACACAAAGATGGTATTATACGGTTATGAGAATCGGAGGATTCATCGACTTTGTTGACGGATTCAAAACAAGAAGGCCGAGTTTATTGGAACGCAAAAGAAATTTCTATTCGGGGATATTTATCAATAACGATTATGTTCATCATACTCCTCAAAACCGTCCTCTTTCCAATAACTTAACACTGTCTTATAAAATGGGGGGATTTTCCTGGCCTATCATTCGTGCCTTTCGGAGTCTGGAAGTGGGTTCCACCTGGTATCATGTGTATAAAGACAATTATTTGGACAGTTATCGTTTTTTCTTTCGTACGGACACAAAACTCACCAGATATGCGGGTATAGAGTTGGAACTTGATTCTCGTGTAACAGAACCATGGCGACTGACAGCACTTGCACAAGGCCAGTTTTACGCACTTTCCACAACTCCGGAACTTTATACTTCTCAAACAGGAACTAATTACGACCAAACGACGATTTGGGAAGATACGGCTGCCGGAACAGGACTGCAAGGCCAAGACAAAAGACAAAAGGCAGTTTTCAATATAAACAGATTTATGATGACCTTCAAATTGGATCTTCATAACTGGGAATACAGACTTGGTTACAGTATGAATTTGCGCGCATTACCCGGAGGTCTCAGCGGAAACAACCAGTTGACGTTTTACGATCAATCGGTTTATTTTTCAGTCAACCTGACGAACTTCAGTTTCGGAGAATCCGCACCTTCCACTGCGACAAGGATAAGATTGTATAGATTCAGAAAACGACCGTTGGATGGTACAACGGCCGGAGTTTCCTCGGAGTCGCAATAATGCTGAAAGAAAGAAGCCAATCCTTCAAACTCTTGTTTTTATTTACCGATCTGTTCATTGCAGGATTCAGTTTCGGGATTTCATTTTTTATCCGCTATTATCTTTTGGATGATTCCGAATTCCAAAGGCAAGTGATCGATGAAACCAGCTATTTGATTCTAGCGATCGTACTTGCTATCACTCAAGTCATTGCATTCTTATCCATCGATTTGTATCATCCGAGAAGAGGACTATCCTTCACCGATGAATTTTTCGGAATCGTTTCAGGAGTAGGACTGAATTTAGTCTTGGTATTGGCTCTATTGTTCTTTATCCGCGGAGAAAGTTTTTCAAGACTTGTGATCACCTATTTTGCGCTAGGTGCGATTATCAGTATCAGTCTTGCTCATTTGGTACTGCGCGGGATATTAAGAGTACTCAGAAAAAAAGGGTATAATTTACGTTCCGTGATTGTGATAGGGACGGGAAAATCCGCTAAAAATTTCG
The nucleotide sequence above comes from Leptospira kobayashii. Encoded proteins:
- a CDS encoding LPS-assembly protein LptD, which encodes MRQYLLIFFLILGFIHSPQLHSQDTEGLKLLFPDFAGPKNNPQEEERKATAQSIQRNLVQKSVDTMTDREVDDTLRNLGLNNQGTIYIKRERLREALVPPLAPEITQESILGAQKKKESPIQIQNAAEGQLLNIDKTQGGVLVLRGKVKLKIRDGELEADSVSIDSSRQEIYAEGGVEYRDGQAKVNGERFLYDIKLNQGVVYNSKLSVYPSFFIGQKLKRLDEKRYLLEMGYFTACNAELPHESFQAKKIMIHDDKSVVAYMVTYKVGGTPMFFLPFLYNSQSGNGWMVQTGKNNTQGWFMQNSYQWSDPYPNSIFLANGYKFRFDLYEKTGQAVNLELWKVSPNLNYNINVGYANYKKNTITSVYEDRFKNLGIGNAAVTNTVDRGEQFPNLGLPYRNTGVDYDPWWKGEFRINAKSNDFNKDVTKNLQLVYENYSNYRYNYEFGNRYEPSNSIQSLFTQRDVRYGNIRNLLNWSLNYTENRGDLSVHMGLSRTMLYQLQANKYFAAQDGLPSVTIRNSTQVGTTPYWNSPIYWDLTFQTNINRLYGAPTQSKIPYTNTTDINGQYKDYVLRTQTMVLGETGFRSPIALGTYASFTPSIYAGAQKQTVEFPGSGTDSNSPDIQTNKAYANILKQQSYQYVRQAHTARFGIPEIFFSTTYRKLDAPKAELKDPVLGTVRQHEAEFALESYALSDWDVSLRTIRDLRNISAEYNPGIANTQRWYYTVMRIGGFIDFVDGFKTRRPSLLERKRNFYSGIFINNDYVHHTPQNRPLSNNLTLSYKMGGFSWPIIRAFRSLEVGSTWYHVYKDNYLDSYRFFFRTDTKLTRYAGIELELDSRVTEPWRLTALAQGQFYALSTTPELYTSQTGTNYDQTTIWEDTAAGTGLQGQDKRQKAVFNINRFMMTFKLDLHNWEYRLGYSMNLRALPGGLSGNNQLTFYDQSVYFSVNLTNFSFGESAPSTATRIRLYRFRKRPLDGTTAGVSSESQ